TGGACTGGTAAATCAACTGCCGTGCATGGTAATCCGAGGCATCTGCGACTATTCAGATTCACACAAAAACAAGGAATGGCAAGGTTTTGCGGCTATGGTGGCGGCCGCGTATGCAAAAGAACTAGTGGGCTTAATCGCCCCGAGCCAGGTTGATGCGGAAAGGCCAATCAGGGAGGTTTTAGCGCAAGGTAAATAGGCCTTTTGCAATGTATCACTAGCATTTATCTGCAAATGTTAAATTTTGGCTTCCAGTTGCACAGAACGTCGAGCGAGCGGTACCCAAGATCGAGAAAATCAACCGCGATATTGCCTTCACGAAATTGCCAACCGCAAATGGCGCTACGTTCGATGACCACGCGAACGAACACGACCCCGCCTGCCACCCCGACACCCGCGTGGACCTTCTCGACGACATTTACAGATGGATCGAAAACCCCAACGGGAAACACATCTTCTGGTTGCGCGGCATGGCCGGAACTGGCAAATCGACCATCTCTCGGACGGTAGCCAGAAAGGTATCCGAAACCAAAATGCCCATAGCCAGCTTCTTCTTCAAAAAGGGCGAAGGCGACCGCGGTAAAGCCGCCAGGTTTTTTACCACCATAGTCGACCAGCTTGTCCGTCACCATCAGCTGCCGGACTTGGCATCCCATGTCCACAGCGCAGTCGAAAGCAATCCAAACATCGCCGACAAAACTATGAAAGAGCAGTTCGAAAAGCTCTTCTTAGAGCCGTTGAACAAATGCAACGGCGCCAATTTCCAGCCGCTCCTTGTGGTGGTGGATGCCCTTGACGAATGCGATCGAGAAGAAGATGTAACTACTCTTATTCGTCTTTTTCCCAAAGCTGAGGAAGCGAAATCTTACCATCTCCGGTTTTTCGTTACCAGCAGACCCGAGCTGCCTATCCGCCTTGGCTTTAAAGATATTGGCGACAAATATAAAGACTTGGCTCTCCACGAGGTTCCTGAGTCTGATATAACAAAGGACATTTCTACATTTCTACGCTTTGAGTTAGATCGCATTTCGCAAGATTTTAACAAAACTGTGCCGAGACCAGGGTTGACGCCCGATTGGCCCCCACTCGCGAGTCTTAAGGATCTTGTCAATATGGCTGTACCGTTGTTCATTTTTGCATCGACGGCTTGCCGTTTCATTGCCGATAGCGAATTTGGCAATCCTTGGGAGCAGCTAAATAAAATCCTTAAATATGAAGGAAAAGGCCAGCGGTCTCGGCTTCACGCGACATATCTCCCGATCCTGAACCAGCTTCTTCTACAACGTACGAATTTAGGGTTGGTAGAACGCACGAAGAGCGAACAAGCCGAAATAGTTGAATGGTTCCGCGATATTGTCGGAACCATCGTAATTCTTGCCGACCCTCTCCCCTCCGCATCATTGGCATGCGTTCTAGATCGAACAGAGCTCGACGTTACCTCGAAGCTGCGCAGGCTGCACTCTGTTCTCAATATTTCGGATGATCCACTCGCCCCCGTGAAATTACTCCACCTGTCTTTTCGCGATTTCCTCGTCGACAACGAAAATCACGATGGGAACCTCTTTTGGGTCGATGCTCAAAAAACCCACAAACAACTGGCGAAGCGTTGCCTCAAACTATTATCAACTAGCGACAACCTCAAAAAAGACGTCTGCAATCTACGTAAACCTGGGATATCCCGGTCCGAGATTAGTGAGCAAATTATCAGTACTGCCCTGCCACGGGACGTCCAATATGCCTGTCGCTATTGGGTATACCATTGGAAGGAGAGCAAAGTACGGATACGAGACGACGATATTGTCCACGGGTTTCTGGCGGAGCATTTGCTTCACTGGCTTGAAGTATTGGGCATTATAGGGCGGATCCGGGAGAGCGCAGCAGGGCGTTGGATAGGTTTGACTGCGTACGGTACCTAGTATGTCGCGGGCAGTAACATCTACTTTGCATCAAAATGAAGCAATGATTTCATTATACTTCGGCCCCACAGACACGaaaagtagtagtagtagtagtagtagtagtattatttaacgccgggctcggcccggctcattagccggccgttagcaacctcccgaggggtatctcggcgcgctttctattttctctatttacacagcggaaaacaagggcatagaagcgaatcgagcctgaccgggttcgtgcccggtcctgcttacaggtttgttcactgacgcgaccccgtgccttcaggcgcacggaggattcgtctgacggcagttgacggctcttcatcgagaggggcctgtgtccaaacagcggagctgtcggtcgtttgtagccatggagacgaagttcccaacaagtgtgggctcgacggcacaggcgggtggttgttgtcgatagccagccgggttatcct
Above is a genomic segment from Pyricularia oryzae 70-15 chromosome 7, whole genome shotgun sequence containing:
- a CDS encoding WD domain-containing protein; protein product: MMIVLQHNASGNQLMKDANTRDKLAGEKGVLCFEMEAAGLVNQLPCMVIRGICDYSDSHKNKEWQGFAAMVAAAYAKELVGLIAPSQVDAERPIREVLAQVAQNVERAVPKIEKINRDIAFTKLPTANGATFDDHANEHDPACHPDTRVDLLDDIYRWIENPNGKHIFWLRGMAGTGKSTISRTVARKVSETKMPIASFFFKKGEGDRGKAARFFTTIVDQLVRHHQLPDLASHVHSAVESNPNIADKTMKEQFEKLFLEPLNKCNGANFQPLLVVVDALDECDREEDVTTLIRLFPKAEEAKSYHLRFFVTSRPELPIRLGFKDIGDKYKDLALHEVPESDITKDISTFLRFELDRISQDFNKTVPRPGLTPDWPPLASLKDLVNMAVPLFIFASTACRFIADSEFGNPWEQLNKILKYEGKGQRSRLHATYLPILNQLLLQRTNLGLVERTKSEQAEIVEWFRDIVGTIVILADPLPSASLACVLDRTELDVTSKLRRLHSVLNISDDPLAPVKLLHLSFRDFLVDNENHDGNLFWVDAQKTHKQLAKRCLKLLSTSDNLKKDVCNLRKPGISRSEISEQIISTALPRDVQYACRYWVYHWKESKVRIRDDDIVHGFLAEHLLHWLEVLGIIGRIRESAAGRWIGLTAYGT